The sequence below is a genomic window from Paenibacillus silvisoli.
TTGTTTAATGATTTCCGCTTTCTTGATGTACTCGGCCAGATCCTCTTTCATCATGCGTTGGATCAATGACGAATCCGCGCCGTTTCGGCGCAGGAACGAGGCGGCTTCAAACGTGCGCGAGCCGGTGCGGAGCGAGAAGCTCTTCGTGTCCACCGTAATGCCCGCAAGGAGCGAGGTCGCTTCTCTCACATCGAGCAGCACGCGGTCGTTGATGTATTGCAGCAGCTCCGTAATGAGCTCGCACGTCGAGGAGGCATACGGCTCCATATAGACCAGAATCGCGTTCGCGATAAACTCTTCGCCCCGGCGATGATGGTCGACCACCACGATTTTGTCCGTTTGCGTGAGCAGCTTCGGCTCCTTCACCATGGAAGCTTTATGCGTATCGACGACCACGACAAGCGTGTTGCCGGTGATCAGTTCCTTCGCCTGCTCCGGCGAAATGAATCTTCTTGCGATCCGCTCGTCTTCCTTCAGCATCTCCATCATCTTCTGAATGGACGGATTAATGCCTTCCAGCACGATATACGCTTCTTTATTGAAGAGCGCTGCGGCTTTAATAACGCCGATGCAAGCCCCTATCGCGTCCATATCGGGCATTTTGTGGCCCATGACGACGACGCGGTCGCTATCCTTCATCAGGTCGCGCAGCGCATGCGCCACGACTCTCGCCCGGACGCGGGTCCGTTTCTCGACGGCGTTGGACTTGCCGCCATAGAAGGATTGCCGCTGTCCGACCTTGACGGCCGCCTGGTCGCCCCCGCGCCCAAGCGCGTAGTCGAGGCTCGTTTGCGCCCAGTGGCCCAGCTCCACGATGCTGTCGGCGCCGGCCGCGAAGCCGATGCTGAGCGTCATCGGGATTTTGTTCTCGGCGGTAATTTCCCGCACCTCATCGAGCAGGACGAAGCGCGACAGCTCCAGCTGCTTCAGCGTTTTCTGATCGGTGATGACCAAATAACGATCGGATGTCAGCCGTTTCAGATAGACATGGAACTTATTCGCCCACTCCGTAATTTCGGCGGTCGCCTTCGACAGCAGCGTGCTGCGCTGCTGATCGTCCATCCCTTGCGTCACTTCGTCCAGGTTATCCATCATCACGATGCCAAGCGCAAGCTTCTCTTCCTCGTACCGCTTGGCGAGCTGCCATTTCTGCGTCATATCGCGGATGTAGAGCAGCCGCTCATCGAAGCGGAACATCAGCTCATACACCGAGTTGCCGATCGACGCTTCAACGGTCCCCTCCCGCTCCTTCGCCTGCGACAGCGTCGGGAACAGATCCTCCAGGGACTCGCCCACGACCGACTCCCGCTCCAGCATGTGCGTCACGAATGCGTTATGCCATTCCACGGTCTTGTCTTCGTTATATAGAATAATGCCAAACGGTAAATCGCTAATGACCTCGTGGCCGGCCTTCTTTACCCGGTACGACAGCGTCCCTAGATACACCTTCAAATCGCGGCGGAACGCGCGCTCGGCCATGAAGGAGTAGAACCCCACCGCTCCGGAGAGCAGCAGACCGAGCATGCCAAGCTTCCATTCAAAATAAGCAAGCGTCATCGTCAGCAAAATCATCAGCACGAATGCCCATAAATGGTGCATCCCGTGCCAGCGTTTAATTAAAAACTTCGGCATCGTCTCATTCGCCCCTGTATCACGATTTCTTGAACGCTTTTCGGATTGGGAAAGCCGCGTCGATAACCCCAATCAAGCTGAGCGGCTGGAAAATCGCGACGAGTATCGAAAGAAGGACAGGTATCGCTTTGTTCCATTTGCGTTCATGCGCAAGGAAGAAGAAGAAGCCCATCGCCTGTATGGAAAAGGCCAGCTTCATCAGAGGAACCAGGTTCAGCAGCGCGACGTTCATAAACGAGGAGCCGGTGTCCGGCGTCGCCATGTCCGCGATGAGTACGACCAAATAGTAAAACACGAAGATCCGCGGCAGTTTCCACTCGCGCGCCGCCTGCAAGCGAGGAATCGCGAGTCCGCTTCGGCGCAGCGCCGGAGCTGCCAATGCGTGCGTAATGACGGTCAGCACGAATGATGCGGTAATAAGCGCCATCGGAATGGAATGGATCAAGCTTTGAATGTACGATTCCGTTACGGTAGCCGTCCATCCGCTCGGCATAAGTCCTTGTTCGCTTAAGCGATCGACGGTTTTCGTGACGACTTCGCGGATTTCTCGCAGCAAGGAGAAATCGAACATAAGGTCGAAGAGCACGAGCTCCAGCAGCAGCTGGCCAAGCACCGTCAATATCGTAGCCGTCAGTACTTTTCGAGCCGGTACCCCCTTCCGGTAAAAATGCCCCATGACGATCGACGGAACCAAGAAGAAGAGTCCGACGAGCAGCACGGGCAATCCCATGATGGCGACGCCAATGCCATAAACGGCTGCCATATGCAGCGTAAACGCCCGTTTGGATAAGGTCGTGTACAGAATGACCGTTGGCACCATTAATATGGCGGCAGCGAGCGCGTTTATGACCGGAACCGCGATCATGAGCAGCAGAATGAGCGCTGCGGCACTCCAAAGTACTGATTTTAAGCCGGTTTTCAAACCGTTCACCTCTTGCTGTTATACTATTACAGAGCTTAAGCTTTACTCCCCATTATAGCATAAAACAATTTGAGCAACACAGGAGACGATGTCCAGCAAGGCGGCCGCCGCAGCGTGAAAAAAAACCGCCCTCTTGGTCGGAAGAGGACGGCATGTGGTTAACCGGCTGCCATTTCGTTGCCGGCTCGTGTAGGCTGATTAAGAATAATGGCTTCGCAGTAATCGATGATGTCGCTCCGGCGCACGATGCCGATAAACCGGTTCATGTCATCGACAACGGGAACGAAGTTTTGAATCTTGGCCAGCGAGATCAGATCCTCCATGTTGGCGTCGATCTGCACGGCCTTATTCGTCATGCGCATCTGCACATCGGA
It includes:
- a CDS encoding DUF2232 domain-containing protein, producing the protein MKTGLKSVLWSAAALILLLMIAVPVINALAAAILMVPTVILYTTLSKRAFTLHMAAVYGIGVAIMGLPVLLVGLFFLVPSIVMGHFYRKGVPARKVLTATILTVLGQLLLELVLFDLMFDFSLLREIREVVTKTVDRLSEQGLMPSGWTATVTESYIQSLIHSIPMALITASFVLTVITHALAAPALRRSGLAIPRLQAAREWKLPRIFVFYYLVVLIADMATPDTGSSFMNVALLNLVPLMKLAFSIQAMGFFFFLAHERKWNKAIPVLLSILVAIFQPLSLIGVIDAAFPIRKAFKKS
- a CDS encoding DHH family phosphoesterase produces the protein MPKFLIKRWHGMHHLWAFVLMILLTMTLAYFEWKLGMLGLLLSGAVGFYSFMAERAFRRDLKVYLGTLSYRVKKAGHEVISDLPFGIILYNEDKTVEWHNAFVTHMLERESVVGESLEDLFPTLSQAKEREGTVEASIGNSVYELMFRFDERLLYIRDMTQKWQLAKRYEEEKLALGIVMMDNLDEVTQGMDDQQRSTLLSKATAEITEWANKFHVYLKRLTSDRYLVITDQKTLKQLELSRFVLLDEVREITAENKIPMTLSIGFAAGADSIVELGHWAQTSLDYALGRGGDQAAVKVGQRQSFYGGKSNAVEKRTRVRARVVAHALRDLMKDSDRVVVMGHKMPDMDAIGACIGVIKAAALFNKEAYIVLEGINPSIQKMMEMLKEDERIARRFISPEQAKELITGNTLVVVVDTHKASMVKEPKLLTQTDKIVVVDHHRRGEEFIANAILVYMEPYASSTCELITELLQYINDRVLLDVREATSLLAGITVDTKSFSLRTGSRTFEAASFLRRNGADSSLIQRMMKEDLAEYIKKAEIIKQAEIVYEHIAIAMTEQGRQYSQLLIAQTADTLLNMTDVLASFVIGERPDGLIGISARSLGHMNVQVVMERMGGGGHLTNAAAQLEGTVMEAAQRLKQVLQELDKEEGLFE